A region from the Acidimicrobiales bacterium genome encodes:
- a CDS encoding SDR family NAD(P)-dependent oxidoreductase, whose product MPTTDGKQGRGRPGLSLDGATVVITGASRGIGRAVAVQAARRGARVGLIARSAADLEKVRGEIGGTSATAPADVADRDQVGAAIRSLEEALGPTDVLVANAGIGAYGAFSDIPVDEVERLVRVNLLGTVYPLKAVLPGMLERGRGHLVVVSSVAGRFGSPFEAAYAATKFGQTGLAEAMSVELEARGVGVSIVNPGVVDTDFFATRGHAYDRPFPKPISADRVAAAVVGAVESGRREVFVPRWFKYALAVRHLSPGLYARGTRRSFKDQL is encoded by the coding sequence GTGCCGACGACGGATGGGAAGCAGGGAAGGGGACGCCCGGGCCTGAGCCTGGACGGGGCCACGGTCGTGATCACCGGGGCGTCGAGGGGGATCGGGCGGGCCGTGGCCGTGCAGGCGGCCAGGCGGGGGGCCCGGGTGGGGCTGATCGCCCGCTCGGCGGCCGACCTCGAGAAGGTGCGGGGCGAGATCGGCGGCACCAGCGCCACGGCCCCGGCCGACGTGGCCGACAGGGACCAGGTCGGGGCCGCCATCAGGTCGCTGGAGGAGGCGCTGGGCCCGACCGACGTCCTGGTGGCCAACGCCGGGATCGGCGCCTATGGCGCATTTTCCGACATTCCGGTCGACGAGGTCGAGCGGCTGGTCCGGGTCAACCTCCTCGGGACCGTCTATCCCCTGAAGGCGGTGCTGCCGGGGATGCTCGAGAGGGGCCGGGGCCACCTGGTGGTGGTCTCCTCCGTGGCGGGAAGGTTCGGGTCACCGTTCGAGGCCGCCTACGCCGCCACCAAGTTCGGCCAGACCGGCCTGGCCGAGGCCATGTCCGTCGAGCTGGAGGCCCGGGGCGTCGGGGTGTCGATCGTCAATCCGGGCGTGGTCGACACCGACTTCTTCGCGACCCGGGGCCACGCCTACGACCGGCCCTTCCCGAAGCCGATCTCCGCCGACCGGGTGGCGGCGGCGGTGGTCGGGGCGGTGGAGTCGGGCCGGCGGGAGGTCTTCGTCCCCCGCTGGTTCAAGTACGCCCTGGCGGTGCGCCACCTCTCCCCCGGTCTCTACGCCCGCGGAACCCGACGGAGCTTCAAGGACCAGCTGTGA